The genome window TACACGTATAACCTTTTAAAGACTGCTTATTTATGCTCATGCTTATCGATCAAAATTCGCCGCAAAcgaaatataaaagtacatagaaTCACATTAAAAATACACTTTTTTGTCGCCTAATCTGTTAAGGCTTCGGATTTTAGAACCCCACCGATATTCTCTGTCACTTGCAACATTACCAACCGAACATTGATAAGTAAGAAACAATTCTTATCGCGCATGAGAATCAACcttctttgaatatttatatctaaatataaaaatattcaatataaacgtaatatttttacattttttttaatgaaaatattaaacataataacaaatacatcaaataaataacttttcttattttgtactttttattCTGTATTATACTTATTTAGTTTTGTTCAATGTTTTATTCTTCTCAACCATTATAAATGTTTTAACTTGTTATAAATACGTTGACATCGAGGACCTTAATATATTTCAGCAAACTACTTGAGCAGATGAAGTTCAAAAAATGTCAAAGTATCATCCATTTTAACGACTTATTTCAAATGAACCAAATTTTATCAAtgttaacatatttaaaaaatgtttaagttTCAGTAGCACTTAAAAAGAACAAAGCTAAGAAATATTCGGaaatgtataaaagtatttatatttttttgaaaattgtcaAGACTTCTTACTATCGACCTTATTGCTAATGCATTTAAAACTAAACCCTTCGGTGGATGTCTTCTTTCTTGTATCTTTGTAAAACGAAGAAAAGTGTTACACGGAGAATGATCGATATCTTCTTTCTTGCATGTATGTCAAACTTAAAATAGCTTTTCTCTTAACTTAACATGTTCGTGGACGGTTATTACATATGCAGTATTTTCGCTTTGCTCTCCTCTTCACTTGGGTCACCACTACATTTGTAGTACattatctttttttaatttttatcgttaatacaatagaaaaacTTATAAATGAAACTGTCTGTCTAATTTACGTTCATCATATATAGTACAAGAATTTCGTTATTCTATTgtcaataacaataaaaaattcaccTAACAAACATCGAAATTTAGTTTCTGGAGATTGCTCATATCAATACGTCCATGAATTTGTTAAAGTGTACATGGCACGCAATTActaaacaaagaaaatgaaaagaattcatGTTCTATCGATTTTTCCGTTTAGCACATACCGACGAGTTATTGGGAAAAGATGAGGAAAAGGGAAGATTAAGAAAGAAGTCTTTGATTCGAGAAAGTGAATCGAAGAATAAGCTTCGATTAGCttaataataattccaaaaaaGAGGAAGACACTAAGATAAGATTTAGCGTATCTTTACCCAGGTACCCAACATTTCTCATGTCTCGTTTTCAGATTATGACAAGTGCAGAGAGAATTCTACACGGATTACAAGGAGTAGGATCTCGAAACAATGGCAAGTTCTGAGTATGAAAGTTTTTAAACGCTAAATCTTCTGCAAAAAAATGAATGACTACGAGTGTTGGCAACACGAAAATGAAATGTTGCGAGGGTGATTAAACCTACTTGAGACACGGGTAGATGAAAAAATACGATCTACGCGAGAAGCGGGTAAATCAGAGGGATCAGGTATACTCGGGAACTGGATATATGTATTAAAACGAACAAAGCTGGAGCCAACAACGTAATGATTCCTTGAATATATTCACCACCATCAGCATGATCCTTTATAGAGAATACTTTATCGAAGGTAATGCTGTTTAAGCATAGGTCTTACTGTGTAGAATTTGTTGTAAATAGGAACCCAAAGACGAAACTGAGTTTCTATCTaccttcttttttaaattttcaattaatgatTCTATTACTATTGAACTTATTACTAAcccatttaaaattaaatttctcaacgAATATCTTCTTTCTTGAGCCTACCTTGTAGTAtcattatataatacttataatctttaaaatataactaaagtgtaaaataataattttaatcttctGTCAACAATATAGATCTCAAAAGgttcgaaaatttaattatttaatttctctaaAACGAAGAGGACACACTGCTTGAGCCCTCTACCTAAAAAAACTTGCATTCATAGGGGTTAGACACCCCAAATACCGTTCCCCGTGATCAGttcaatttcaagttttaagaggACGAAATCATTTTTGTTCCTCTAATTGGTCTATATTACCGTCTACGTTAGTGTTTTGGAAGTATTCAATGCAGAGCAACAGCGTGAGAGGAACACCAAatacagtattgaaaaaattgttccttttaatatgcatattttgtgatttatttataatttatttttatacgttatttacaattttattttccaaaataatgacttactttattttccatttatatAACACACTAAAAAATCTCGTAAATTGAAGTCTCAAAATAGTTATACTTCTTTAAGCGCTGGcaaatttcttcatattttttcgaaaagttatagttttataggtaaAGTCCTACAAcagcttttttaatattctcttattacaaagttatgtatcgttaaaaaaaattttattttttcatgatttcaCTTCGGGTTTTAATTTTGATTGCAAACTAATACGAAGATTTAgctaaaatgttatttttctattaaattacagACTACAGCAAATATCTTagaattctttcaaatttctgCAAAAATCAcaccaatgaaaaatcaaaccCAACCATAAATGGTTCAAATTGTCAACCATATCAGGGAAAAACCATATTGCCAGCGGAggattaaaaattgagaaaaattttaatttgaaaataattttcagtctCATTAAATGACTGTGAGATATTTGTGTATACAGgccaattttattaaaaaagcgTAAATAATAGTTTTTGGTAATAgtaagttagaaatttgaaagaatgTAACGAATTCTTTTGCTACTCCATTTATATTGCTCAATCAGAATTTTAAACTGATcaatgtacaaaaataaatgcaaaaaaacatttaaataaataatgaaatatatttcatagagcacatataaattactattgttaatttgtatCAAATATGTATCAACTTTCAGTATCTTATTTGATTAAAGATGTAGCGTCATTCGCCATATTTATTTTCGGTCCACAGACACCTGTGAGCATTACTTCCTTTTGATTCATATCCACTTGCGTTGTTTGACAACAACGCCAAAGGTACTTAAATTACTGTTAATGTGGCTCATTGCTCTTGGCAATCTTTTTTTTTGACGTGTGAAATAAATGTAACGATAAGGTATTATCCTATGTTCAGTGAAACAAGTGGATATAAACGCACACACAAAAAAAGGTGAAGATTATTCGGGCGTCGTTGGACAGCATTGGGTGTGTCATAATGAAGATTGTTTATACGTTTTTGGCGTTAGCCTTTTTACAAACAGGTAAAGGACTCAGATATTTACTTGCACGTACTCGCTTTGTACGTAATAGtagcttttcatttttttgttgaaacattgaaatctgTTTCATTGATCCTGACCGCAATGCCGATAATGCATTCATGTAATGTTTACAGAACATTTTACGCAATTCAATAATATGATGTGATACTTATGTAAGGTCACATGATAGATTGAATTTGATATTTGCctactgttatttttattttatcgtaataaaatatttgcaagtggatattttattatcttttcagTGAAGGGCCAACGTACACCATCAATATCTTATATTTCTCaagaacaaattaaagatattggAGAAACTGTAGAGTTCCGTTGCTCTGTCCAATATGCACAAGAATTTCCGGTCATAtggacaaaaattaataaagatattgCTAATGAACAAATGCCACTTTCACATGGTAGTTCTTTAATTATAAGGGATACCAGATTTGCCCTTAGGTATGATGAAGCTACATCTACCTTTGTATTGCAGGTAATttgataataatacatttatgatTATAGGTTTTCCTTAaaacttaattatttaaaaatttaatattatctacCCGAATAAATTAACATATGGAATTatgtatgttataaatattttaggtAAAAGATATACAAGAAACTGATGCAGGATTTTATCAGTGCAAAGTACTGATATCTCTGAATAATTATGTGACTGCTAATGTAGAACTACAAGTTCGTAGACCACCTATTATAAGTGATAATTCAACAAGAGCATTTGTTGTCAGTGAAGGACAACCGGTGCAACTTGAATGTTATGCCGGTGGTTTTCCTACACCTAGAATTTCATGGCGTAGGGAAAATAACGCCATTCTGCCAACTGGTGGATCAATTTATAGGTAGGAAACTGATTTTTGATagtgttattatattaaacatattcATATGAAATcttcaataaacaaattattctaGTGGCAATGTATTGAAAATTCCTGCAATTCGCAAAGAGGATCGTGGAACATATTATTGCGTTGCTGAAAATGGTGTAGGACGTGGAGCTAGACGTAATATTAATGTTGAAGTTGAATTTGCACCTGTGATTACGGCACCAAGGCCACGACTTGGTCAAGCCTTACAGTATGATATGGACTTAGAATGTCACGTAGAAGCGTACCCTCCACCAGCTATTGTTTGGTTAAAAGACGATGTTCCATTATTAAATAACCAGCATTATAGTATATCACATTTTGCAACTGCTGACCAATATACTGATACAACGATTAGAGTGATTACTATTGAGAAGAGACAGTTTGGAGAATATGTCTGCAGAGCTGCTAACAAATTGGGCACTGCAGAAACAAAGGTTGAATTGTTTGGTATGTATTTTGAAACGTAATTAAATGCATTATAAGTAAATGTAAATACacggaatattaattttctcgttGTAATCTTAGGTATAAAGCTGTAGAGtagataaatttatatatatatattgtgcacgataatgtaaaaatatttatttcgtatttgATGCAGATTATATTGTGTTCAttatatgataattttatttgtttgccTTTATAAGAATTTGTTtgacttttcaaattttattttaacgttatGTTTAGTAGCTAGCATGCTCTAGAGTTTTCCTTGTCTTGTTTGTGCAGAAACaactgtccctgtgtgtccacCAGCTTGTGGTCAAGCCCGTTATGGGGCTGGAGTAGTACCATTCTCTTCAGGGCCTTTGATAGTCTTCGTTTTATTGCTTACAGTTGTTATGAGGTAtgttaaataaatcataaatgtttttttcttgCTTTATGATAGAATTACGTAGtgcaatatgaattatttagtaaaccaaatatataaatacatagatCGAATTGACGGAACAGAATAATATACGATATACAACCATAAAtcgataaaatacaaaacacacaCATACCACGTACACGCCAAATTCACTCACAACACTTTACACCCATTATATCATTTATCATTCGTTTAACAGTGTAAGATATTTGAAATGGTGTAGCTTGTTATGTTTAAAAAGTAACGTCGTAATTTACAGAAATTTCTACGCCAAATATTAACTACCCAGGACTTCGGTGGGCAGCTGCAAGTCGATGCCACTTATCTAAATGGCTGCTGATAATACTGTGGTTCATCATTCTCAATAGATATTAGAGAAACATCATCGATAACATTAGGGGCCTGATTTGTTTTTAATACCTTTTAGATGATTATTTTTGTAGTTATTTACAACCAAAATTGAATGATTACTAGcgcatatataaaaattattagggGCCAGCCATATAAGAGTTGTTGGCAAGGTACAAACTAACATTCCAGATAAAGTACATAGTGATGCGTAGCaaagaagaaaaagtaatattaCTGCGTACCAATAGttcgatatataatatatatatatatatatatatattatatgtatattatatagttcttttaTATATCAGTACAACTGATGGACGCGAAGGAAGTGATTGATAATAATGTTACGAGTGTATCAATACAACCTTCCAGATAGCTCTGGTAGGAGCTCAAAAGTGCagcaatacaattttaaatacttaatacttGTTAATcttctattaaaaatacaaaaactcgAAGTAGCAATATTCTATAGTTGCCTTGTTATGTAAAGTTCGGCAAACAAGAaaagttgaaatttaaatatacatgtTAGTACCTTGGATCGTGATGATATGCAAAGCATGTAATTCGTTTTCTAGAACTAGACCAATGGTTGTATATTGTAgacgaaattatttatacaattgcgACTAGGATATTTtatatgtgtgttatgcgcaTAGACTGCATACTCATAACAGGGATCTTTTTCTTCTCGTCTTTTTTAGACGAATGCGCGAATATCGTAAGGACAGCAGAAGCGTAGAATCTCATTAAGTAACATTTTGTACGACCTTTTTACGagtttgcaattttatatttacttctagactaatatgaattttaataaatgagaATTGCGTCACATTCCTGTTTTATCCTTATCATTATGCCTTATATATAAAAGACTTAAAAGAAGGTTAATAAAAGCGACATTATAAACAGTTTTtcaaaacatttcatttaatgaTTAATTTGATTTCCTACAATTTAAACATTGCCTTGCTGATGTCTCCTTTTCTCAGTGCATCCAGAGCTTCACGGTATTCAGACAAAGAAAATACTCTAATACCTAACTTATTGTAATCAAGATATCTATCAGCCATTGCTCTTAATAGAGCCAATCCTTTAACGAATGAGAAAGGATTTATATTTACACCAACGATATTTAATTCCTTCTTGTAAACCtgtaaagaaacaaagaaaaatctaAATCTAGTGCAGCTTTAGCAAACAACTATCACTGGAAAAATAATAACTCAATTATCTggaaaataatgatataatagtGAATCGGTAGATACCTCGTATGGCTCAATAGTCAATTTCGCGTTAGGTTTTGCGACACCGAAGATGCATAAACGGCCACCTCGATTTAATAATGGTACAGCTGCCTCCATTGCTGGAATCGAGCCACTACAGTCAACGATTAAGTCATATCCTTCTTTTAACTTATCTGGACTCCTTACTTCATAATTCAAATC of Nomia melanderi isolate GNS246 chromosome 5, iyNomMela1, whole genome shotgun sequence contains these proteins:
- the Lac gene encoding septate junction protein lachesin — protein: MKIVYTFLALAFLQTVKGQRTPSISYISQEQIKDIGETVEFRCSVQYAQEFPVIWTKINKDIANEQMPLSHGSSLIIRDTRFALRYDEATSTFVLQVKDIQETDAGFYQCKVLISLNNYVTANVELQVRRPPIISDNSTRAFVVSEGQPVQLECYAGGFPTPRISWRRENNAILPTGGSIYSGNVLKIPAIRKEDRGTYYCVAENGVGRGARRNINVEVEFAPVITAPRPRLGQALQYDMDLECHVEAYPPPAIVWLKDDVPLLNNQHYSISHFATADQYTDTTIRVITIEKRQFGEYVCRAANKLGTAETKVELFETTVPVCPPACGQARYGAGVVPFSSGPLIVFVLLLTVVMRNFYAKY